The Aythya fuligula isolate bAytFul2 chromosome 1, bAytFul2.pri, whole genome shotgun sequence nucleotide sequence tatttttCCGACAAACCCAGGAGATGTAGGGGTCTGAAGTCTCAGGTGAGGCACTTTCTGGATCACGTACACAAAGCATCTTGCTCTCGCTGTGTAAAGAGGAAGTGATCTATAAAGATCTGATTTGGAAACATATTATTCatgcaaaattaaatgtctgAAACCAATTCCATCCCATTCTGTTGTTCTAATTTACTTAGACACTTATATCCTCATTATCACTGTATCTATTATTCTTGTTTTGCATCAATTAATATGACTAACATTTTTAACACCAGGATTTTTCTCAAATGCcttcacatttcaaaatatgtagTAAAATCTTATATTTTGGTATGGGTCTACTTTTGTGGGGTTTTTAGCCTAACTCTTAATAATCTCATATTTTTACGTGAGAAATAATATGGTGAAAAATAGTatcatgaaaatgcatttttacttaGAGTGAAATGTAATAAAGTTTCCAAAGATCCTTAGCTTCTTgaagaaattcattttgcaGTCCCGGAAAGacacataattttttttctacaacCAAAATGTACTTCTATATCCTGTTCGGTTCTGTCAAGGGACCTTATGCATTCGTTACAGATTTCATCACGAATATTAGGTGTCAATTTAGATAGCCTTTTTTCAGGCCAAGGAACAtcataaagattaaaaacaatacTTTAAACTAGTCAGAAGAGGATAAGCTTTGTGTGCTTGCAGtaagctgagctgctggagagatGTGTTGCTTCTCTTCATACCCTCTGGATTTTTGCTTGAGCCTATGGCTTCACATGCAGTATATTACATTGTTCCCCTTCAAATGAGAAATATTGTGTATAACTGAGCTCAAATACTGTCTTGAAGGATAGGATGGAATCTCCTAGCCAACCATATGCCAACAAGGATTATCCAACAGTATTGATATCTTGAAAAGTTGGGTATTGGCAAGGAAACCAGGGATATTCCTGAAGTATGGATGGGATCAACCATACATGTCTGTGCCCTTAAACAAGAAAGTCAGCCCAATGGATGTGAAGCCTTGATGATATTTCTATCTGCCCATCAGCACCAGCTTATAGTTTGGGATTTAGTCAACTACTGTTCATCTGTGAGTTGACCATTGGCCATTTTGATTTCAGCTGTCCACAATTAATAGCTGCTTATCTGATTAGTTCACTTCAGTCATGTTTCCTGTATGATCCACACAAAACATTCTATCATATAAGCATTACAGAGCATTTCCCAAAGGTACAAGAATgttatatcatttttttttttttttttttttttttttttcagaaatattagcTTCAAGGTCCTGTTCCAAAGCCTTCAACTGATTTCAGCTCTTTTAGGTATATGAATTCTCTCTTACTTACAACAAAATCAAGagttctttccttcccctttccttcctgtaTCTGCAGatgataatttgttttcttctcagctttCCATCTTtatcttcctctcttcctcgACTATTCCTCCCTCTCTGTCCTTTCTTATCCTCACAATTGATTGAGTCTGGTGATTCAGTTCCCTTTTCATAAGGAAACAGATGTAGTAGAGAGATACTGATATAAACAGACCAGTATCTCTGGGAGGAAGATTGATAGCACAGATGAACTTATCAGTTTTTGCTGTCTCACAAACACAGTCTATTCAAGTTCTTCAGAACTGATCAAAAATATACTCGGTGATGCTCCTAAGTAGGCAAAGCAACTGGGGAAATGTCTCTTCCCTGCTAGTTTCATGAACAACCCTCAAGCCCACTCTTGTTCTGACACAACCTTCCCCACGCCATGAATAGCAACATATACACCCCATCATATTTTCTATCCATGTTCCACAACAAAATCATggagaaataattgaaaatatgataaaaattGCTCCCCTATCACAACCtaataatttcttctcttttagaAGACAATAGCAAGCATGACTTTTACTTCAACTCAATGACAGGAAGAGGTGAGGCCACTTTCCAAAAATCTGACTGCCAACCCCTGGGATTCCAAGTTGTGTCTGAGTTCTCACTGGACTTTTATCCAGCACAGTACATTTCATGTACTTACTTCTGAATGCTATCATTTTGGTAAAGAGTTATACGAAGGAGGTCATGAGCCTCTTTATGCTCTTTCCATTTGCACGTCACGTGTGTGCTGTAGTCATTGTAGCAGCTCAAGCTCTTCATTGAGACACTACCTGAGAAAggaatccaggaaaaaaaaataccactgaTTACAAATAGAAATAGTGAGAGAAAGCAGGAAGTACCAGCAGTTCCACAGGAAGATCCAGTCTTTAGGATGTTGCTGTTGGTAGCCCATGCACCCACACCCTGTTCCTGCCCACTTGTGTCTATTCTCATACTCTACCATCTGAACTATGTACCCTTATGTCACGGTCTAGTCCTCCTTCTTATTCACTCATTAAGCAACAAACTTGTTCATTTCCTCTGTTTGTTCAGCGTTTCACCTGTTCATATCTCCAGCCACAATATAACCTATATATTATATAACCTAACAATCTGCAGACTGTCTGCATTTGAGCAAGACACCTGTTCTCCTACAGCACACAAGACGGTAGCAGAAGCAAGTAGAAAATGAGGAACACTATCAGCTGAAAGGAGACAGATATAAAAAGAGAGggaataaaagcagaataaaagaaaatataaatttgaaaCTCACCATTAATGGCTTGGTCACTGAAGACCAAAGACAGATTCAGCAAAATGATGAAAATCTCTTTCATGTTCATAATGTTCTTTGCACATAAGTTTGATCCTAATTCAGAATATAAATGATTTAATTACAAACTCTCTTCTTCAGCTTATTGTGGAGCTTCTCGTTTTCATTTCATGTGAAGAGAAGTAAAACTGAATTAGGGAACTTTAGTAATTACGCTGTGCTGAAGTGACATTCAGAAAGAACTCCTACAACACAgttattgtgaaaaaaaaaaatcagaaggagCTTTTATAAAGTCTTTACTTTAGGACAAAAACCTTGTCTTATTTTGTGAACCTGAAAAAtgaccagagaatgaaaaggtAAATGTGCATTTCCAAGGAAGTGCAGGGATTCTTTCAGCTAAGACTATTAGCCAGAAACAGTCCTAATCTGTGAAAAGAACTCACCCTTCAAATTCATTCATCCTGCTCTTCATGCTTAGAGCCTTCATAATGAACCCCAATGTTGCTCTgctttcttacttttcttttcaaaaaaaacattttccaaccGCATACCACGGAGTTGAAATTCCATATTAATTCACTTTCAGGTTTCTCTTCAATATGCTACTGTTTCAGCTACTCCCCAAACAAGCTGCAAATTGtacaaatacatcaaaataagctatttctcttgctttggtGATTGCCAAGATCCAGAGTAGGTTGAGTGGTTGAAAGACCATGGACCACATTCTTTAATACTGAAATTTGAGCACTTTTGGCTGTCTCTCATTGCTTTTTCAAAAGTATAATCAGCTCGCAAAGCTGACACTCTTGTACTCAGGGAACATGCAGTCCCTAGCTCTTTTCTACTTTAGGGAAGCGTGGAGAGAGCTCCTTTTAAATTCTTACACTGACTTTCAGATTCCTGAATGCTGCTTTTTGACACCAGAAACAGGTGGCTGAGCCCTTAAAGAATCATCACAGTTAAGAGACCCCTTAACATCTTCCAAGTCTTTGAATGAGAGCAGACCCTTCTATTTTGCTTTCCCCAGAAAGAAGTATAATTCCTTTACCTGGATCCGGAGCTGTCTGTTAGGCGATGATAAAACTTAATGGTAAGTCTTCCTGTCCAGCTTTCCCCAACAGCATCAGAATCTTCTGATGAAGAAATCAGCAAAAACACGCTTCCTTAGAATTGGAGACAGAAGCTATAAACAATTACAGGATTTTCCTGGtgaataaatctttaaaataagtgTTGTACCTTCTATACCTTCAAATGTCAGTTTTATAGAAGTAGACCACACCCTTTCAAGGAAAGGAGTTGCGTATGTAATTGCATAGCCTGTACTTCCTATTTTAAACCCACTCAGATAGGATGTTTAActgggaagaaaggggaaggaagtaTGCCATTGGTAATCTGCATGTTAACGATTAGCTGATCATGGTGCTagtatattttcagaaaaaaggAGCTGGAAATGGGAAGATTgactgaaacagaaaggagaaataatagcaaatatttccctgttttttatTCTagtgttgtttcttgttttattgTGGTCTAGACAATCTTCAAGGCTGGGAtcattttgtactttttgtttgtatgcatatgtataatTAGAGGGGGAGAGAATACCTTTATCTCTGTAATCTCCTAATttgagtaatattttaaaacccttTAGGTTTTTACTGATTTCAACAATCAATACTTGATTATAATTTTATAGTACatagaggaaacaaaagaaaactcatGAGAAGAGTTGATCTGAAGCTATCCTATATCCAAAGCAGCTACACTGTTTTAAAACCAGCTTCAAAGCTTAAACCAGTAGCCTTTAAGTTCTATATGAAAATTAGGTAGCCCTAAGggaaagtcctgcacctggggataAACAGCCTGAGGAACCAGTACATGCTGGGGGCCACTcaactggaaagcagctctgcagaaaaagagCTGGGGATCTTGGTAGACACCAAGTTGAACGTGACCCTGCAACATGCCCTTGCAGCTAAGAAGGCTTATGGTActcttggctgcattaggcaaaatATCACCAGCAAGTCAAAAGAGGTgatcctctgctctgctcagcattgTTGAAGCCACACCTGGTATATGCATCCAGTTTGGGGCTCCCTAGAACAAGAGAGACTGCTACTAGAACTTCTCTAAATCCCCATACTACAACTTCTCTAAATCCTTATATTACTGACCAAAACCATAGTTAGCGCAGTTAGTCTCTCACAAAAGCTACATCgatataaaaaggaaagaaaaaaaaatattttgtgaataaGGAAAGCATTTATGgagcaagaaggaggatctgggagTACCTGAGGAAACTATGTGTCTTTGGTACTATCAGGAGGTGTGCAAATAAAACCTGTAAACAAGGGGGTAAATACGTGAATTTACTGCATGAGCagaatttacttttcattacaGAATAAGGGCAGACAAGAATTCTCCTGCTCGGACTTTAAAAGGCTAGTaagtttatatttattcttcctcctgttttcccagcaaacattttcattccctttccttcttcacCCAAACAGCTCCTCCACCTTACAAGAGACTTGCTAAGCTGCTGGTTCCATCGGAGGATCTAGCTGTCAGTGAAAATCTTCAGATGATAGTTGCTCTGTTGAACTCCAGGAAGAAGTACCAGGCAATCCTGTACACCAGAAGCTTTGCGTGCATATGTGCCAATTAGTTTTCGGATGTACAGTGAGGTCTCCTGCATATCACATGATACAAGATTACTAAcattattattgtattattatcACATTGTTATCGTATGTATAGACATATCATATGTGTATCAATATATCATTCTATCTCCATCCTAAAACATATtgctaaaatgcttttaaagtgGGAAGTtacattttataacatttaagtaaaataatgtCCACTAGAGCCTTCCATCattggaaaaaggaagacaacCTATGTCTCTCGTGAGTATACGTTATCtagcttttaaatttaatatatgtGGATTCTTCAGGCGGAACCTTTGTACCTGGAAAACAGATGTGTCCTGCAGCATGCTACAACTCTTTGAAGAAGGAGCATTTTCTTATTCAAGTCTGTACAGTATTGGTATACTGCTAGAACTCTGCACTTAATGAAGTGTCAAGTCAGAAATGATTTATGGATCCTGGTATAGTAAATTATATGcttatttgtaaatataaattactTCCATTATTACTAACACAAATATATGCATGAATACAGGACTACAGGTAATAGAATATTAAAGATTATGTATAATAAATAAGTTTATGCATATATATCaggaagaataataaaaagaaaggggaaaaaaaaaaaaagaacaagcttAAGGGATAAGTCaccttaaatatttctgttatcGTTGAAGATTTTGTTACCTGACAGCATTAAAGGTAACATctaagaaaaggagaaaacataattttgacAGTTTTTGGAGGGGTAGGTTGCTTATTCATATATGGTTAGGTAACTGTTCACCAGTACTTCCGGATAATTACCAGTCTTACCTTTTGTCTGTACAAATTATAAGAGCAGTTCAAGGtcaaacatttcttttagaaatgcaATGTAAtaccacagaaaaatatttgaaaacccTTTTTACTTCTTACTTTTTACTGATTATATCTATACAGGATGATATCCTTTTATACCATGACTGCatggtgtttttaaaatagagtATTTTAGGTTTCATACAATTTACATAAAATGTACATTATTTGTAATTCTAACAAGCAGAGGTaaatttgttcaaaaaaaaaaaaaaaaaaagttaattgcaTGACCATTAAAGAAAAGGTGgaaagactttctttttttatttcagtaatgaaCCCCTGCTTAAGAAAATCTGAGTAAGTAACATTTCAACTCTTCCgaattctctctctttcaaaaaaaaaaaaaaagaattatttcacatacacccccaaaaaaacactctaatgaaaactgataaaataaacacatacgCAACTTTATTTGTTGAAGAATTCAACACAGCAATTTCTTGTTCATTCTGTTTTGCAGTGAGGTGTTAGAAAGCAGaagaagagagacagagaataAATTACTGTTTGGATAGGCATCACAGAAATTATCGCAAAATATGGAAGCAAATAGACTGTACAATTACAAGAAGTCTGAGAAGTCTGTAAGTAGCACTGAAAATGTACTAGATTTGATTCACAGAATTCAAAATATTGGCCagtggaaagaagaaagcaaaagtggGCTgtaatttcttcactgaaattaaaacaagctTTCTTGATGCCTCCAAAACAAACTCTCTCTGTCCAGTCAGACTCTCATGAGACAGAAATAATTACTGCATTCATTAGCAATGGCACACAAATATTCATACCAGCAAGTGAAAAGAAAGTGATGGTggtctgaaggaaaaaaaaaaaaaaagcttatgaaGACATTCTAGGCAAGGAATTGGCTCTGGGAACAAGGATGGCTGAAAGATAATATACTACTGTTACTCTTTTCAAGCTCACTTCAAAGTCTTGCTAAAGGAAACTGTCTGCTGAGAAGAATTACTGAAGGACAACATAGCTACCTGAAGGAACTTCTACTCTACATCAGTCATGTTGCTCTAACTGTGTAAATAGCACCCATTTCTGGACTTGTGTTGTAGACACTGAAGTCATCTTTGTGAGTGATGTGCAACTTCCAAGGGAACATATGCTTCTCAGAGGGCTTGCTCCTGCTCTGAGACACCATGAGCTCAATGTCCTGATCAGAGAGCAGCCGGATCAGATCGCCATCAAGGTCCCGGTAATTCAGAACAATGTCATCTTGGTCAAACTCCCGCCTGGTAGAAGAAAAATTGATTGATCTCAAAATCAAGGAATGCCTGGGAGGTGATCTCTGATGAACAATATACTAGCAATCTAATTAATTCTGCTAAAAGTCACATTAAGCCTTGGGTGTTTTGGCATTCTTGATACAGCTAGTACTAGAAATCATACAGCTGCATTCATGCTGTGTTGTATTTAAGCTAAGAAGCCTGTCAGAACCATCTTCAGTAACTCCATACACATAGCATAATTACTCTGTATGATAAAATCCCCATGTATACAAGTTCACTATAGTTACTCCCCAGTTTTGCCTACTTATGGTTGCCTTTTTTGAGGGGAGCGTAGgttaagaaatggaaaaatactgacACAGGTGTTCTATTACTACTATTTGATGTTCTAACGTTTTGATGTTCAACACTAGCTCAATCTAATTCAACACTAGTTTAACAGGTGTTATAAGATGCTGTCCTGCATCCTGAAGAAGTGTATTAGACAAAAGATCCTTGCTTGGGAGCATGGTTCTGATCTTAGaacaagaaatagaaatttCTATGCAGCACAACTGAGTTCGAAGTATATAGAATACGGTACTTGCTGACAATCCCAGACGGCTCTTGGCCAAGACAAATTACAAATTCTTTAGAACACTTCAAAAGTGTTTCACATTCAAAACAGGGTGATGGCCAAGTAGAATGTACAAAAGCTAGGACTGAAAGgaacttgaaaaatgtttaaatgataTTAAATGTACAACTACCTGCTTGCACTTACCTTATCAATTCCATGAGATCATTGAATAATGGAATGCTGCTCAGGTCCTCTTCCACTGAGATATCCCTGTAACAAGAACAAATCTAATCATTGCATATCATGAATAGAGAACTATTGGCATGTCTTCAGCAGTAACCTGGAAGACTAGTTTATTACCTGATAGTGCTTACTGTCTCATCATGGTAATAACAGCGTACTTTATTCACTGTGTCTTCCTGCTGTGGTAAATCTTTTATGATTTTCACAAAGGCACATGGGAAAATCCCAGTGGTATCATTAACTGTTCCCTGGAAAGACAGGAAGGGTTGGTATGAAGAATGCCACACCATTTTGGCCACAAATTATATGTTCTGGAATTCAATTAATTTCCATggaaacaacagtatttttatttatttatttttgttgtatgCAAGAATATAAAGACTATGGAAGTAACCTGATGTCACCTCCATAGAAAGATTATACAATTGTGTAGCCAAATAAATACAAGGCATAGGAGTGAAACTGTGTGTAAAAAATTAAAGTCAGATGGTTACTAAGAAAGGCTGTGGTGTGGGAGCAAGCAGAGATATCATATCAGCAAATACACAGTATGTTTTCCTCATCCTTTTTCAGAACACTGCTGCATTTCCTATGCTCTCTGTAATCAGGCTGACGTGTGTTGTGGTATGAAGCATGAAGTATGCAGCAACTCACCCTGAGGCAAGAAACCAATTAATCACTGAAATGGAGTTTCCATCTCCtttctgaggctttttttttttgtgtgttctaaTCACTTCTAAAGAATTCAAAAAGATTCCAGTGCaagcaaatgcaaaagaaaactgaagtctaACAGGCAGGAAGTTTGTAAGCTAAAACCATCATGGAATGAAACAACTTCAAGTTTGGAGTCAAATATTTATTCCTGACAGTGACACCTGATTGTGATACAGTCTCCTCttgaaagaaggagaaaggtcTCAAGGACTAGGATAGCCCTTCCTTCTCATGTATTTCAAGGTATGTAAATAATTCAGTACCACTATCACAGTCTTACCTCCAACCAGTCTTTGTTTACTCTGCTGAGAAGATAGATCAAGTCTCCCTTCTTAAAGCTGAGCTCTAGTTTATTGGTTCCAGAAAAATCAAATAGTGCCTATGGAGAGCAGCAACACAAATTATTAATTCATAGAATTATAAATGTGaatctttctttctattctgTTCTTGAGATGCACAGAGTATAAACCAGCAAGATAATATGCACTTTGTCatcacagatttatttctggGGTAAGGTCATATATATGACTAGAGTCTACAGTTCTCACAATTTCTTCTCCTACTCAGCACAAACAAAATTGCTTTGTGGTAGTAGTGAAAGCAGTAGGATAAGTATGGCTCTGAAAGGGCTACACCTAGTAGTGGCAAGACATAGAGCACCAGAGAAATAAAGACGTTGAAAACATGTAAGAACAAGTAAGCCAAGAGAGCTGAAGACAACTGGCAACTTGAAAACATGACAACTTGAACTCCTGAGAATcgaaaaaatgtgtattatttCTGGTTGCAGTGTTACAGCTTTCTGATTTGCTGCAAAATGCCACAAAGAGCCGCAAGTCTAACTGCTCTTTTTACATCTAGCGTTCAGGCCCGTGTGCTGAACTGAGCACTTTGGGGAAGTCTGGGAAACTCGTGCGTAGTTAAAATGGAACTTAGGTGCCcccttcaggaaaataaataaataaataaataaatattaataataatgaaatggaGGTAAGCACATACAACCACCTTAACAAGATgttcttgaaaaattaaaattgctgAGTTATCAAAAACATTCCCCCCATTGTCCATCAGGAACACAGCAACCATTTGAATGCtcttataaaagcaaaaatgaaaagctgttcCTTATCATTCTGTATTGCGATGGCTCTTTTGGTCTTGTCAATGCCAAATTTCAGAGCCTAGTAGGGCTCTCTTTACAACATtcctagttaaaaaaaaaaaaaaaaaaaaaaagttatcaagCTAGTAGTTCGTATGTCTATTTAATAGCCCTTTCAAAAACCTTTCTTTCATCTACAGAAAAGTTTTGGTGGGTAgattaaatattaacaaaagaaTACATAAAACCCAAGAGATATGCCTGATCCAAGAGCTGCTATCAtcagtgtaaaaacaaaacaacatcaagGCAAATGCATGTTGTTTATTAACTTTACATGAAAATGTCACGTGCTCCAGAAAGTGAGTCTCTGCTCAGACAAGTGTAGTGGTTACAAGGCAGTTCCACATGCTTAATAGAAATACAATTTACAGCAAAAGACACTTATAGGCACTTTTCAGTAGAACCCTTATGTTACTAAGATGCCTCACCTGCAGAGCTTTAATACATGTGCTAAAGTCAATGAGACTGAAGCTTCTGCTTGCTTTAAATTTACTTTATGGGTATCACTATGTATATGTGGACCATTTGGCAGTGAGTTGTACATGTCTTTCAATTTTGAACCTCCTGTCATTCTGACTTCACAATGACTCCTTCTTATTCATTTAAGGAGAAACAGAACGCTTCTTTCCATCCCTTATTTCATTCCCTATTGTGAAAGACAATTGGTTTCCTGTGCTGATTtcactttccctttcttccccaaGCTCTAATTAGGAAAGACATCTTGATCAAAGAGATGCcagagcaaaacagaattttctctcCTATCCTGTGACAGGTTGTGCAGAGTACTCACCTCAGCCCGAGGAGTTGCCATCCGGTCCAAAACAGGCAGTTCGGGTAAAATGCTTTTACTAAAGACAAAGGAGACAGCAGGGAGGTATATTTGTCTTTCTAGTCATCAGAAATACTACATGATCAGTACAGCATTCACGTTTTCATTATATACAAGGCAGGCAAGCCTCAGATCGCTGGAGGATCACTGCATGAGTGTGTGCAGCATTGAAGTAAATAGATATGGATGCAACAGCATTGCCCTAGTTCTCTGTTtcagtgcagagcagcagcaatctGATGATGTCTGCTGCTGAGAACAGATGCAATTTTCAATACAGCCAGTATGCCTCTTCCACAGCATTGCTCAGTCCCTTTACTCTACCTTCTGGGCATTTCTGTTTCTAGCATTTATGGCACTCTGTTCAAAATCTGCCATTATATATACACCCAGgaatgcatgcacacatgcaggTTTTGCACAGCTTGTGATAAGTGAAAAGGAATCATGTCCATCTTTGATGTGCTGAAAGGAGAATTAATTTCTCTGAAGGGTAATGAAGTAAAACGTCTACTTAGCAAAGAGGTACCAGTGCTGGTATGTAGGATAGGCCCTTGTTTAGACAAAGGACAGgaacaaattaaatattcagtttCATTTAGTGTCTGAACCAGATCTCATTGATTCAGTGCCAAAACTCATGTTGACTTTAGTGGTGCAAGCCTGTGTCCTTAAGTTTGGCTTGTATATTCTTCAGATTATAACAGATATTACCATTCAAGGATTATCAACAGATAGAGTTaaagagcatttttttaaaaaaagcaggCCATAATTCCTCAATTTGGAATTTTCCTTTTGATGCAAATACCAgctatgctttaaaaattttagatttttgtaAGCAAGAAATAGCATGTTTTCACTCTCCCCCAGAGATGCTCATATTAGGATTTCATGGATTCACTCGGGAAACACAGTAGTGATTGTCAGCTCTCTTTTCTCACAAAACTGGACAGCATCTCCTACATCAAGcgatgctgaaaaaaaacatgtcaATCGCTTACACTCGGCGTGTCCGTGGGCGAAGCCGTCTCAATCTTCTAGGCACCTGTTCACTATCAAAATCTGAGTGGTAGAAGAACAGCCGTACCTCTTCATCCATCAACACCCAAGCGGGTAGGCAGAGTAGGTTCTGTGCCAAGAGCAAGTAGGAAACAGAGTAATAACAGTGGGAAAGATCAATTCTCTAT carries:
- the NCF4 gene encoding neutrophil cytosol factor 4 translates to MSLPRQLREKSDFDQLPDDVPVSANIADIEEKKGFTNYYLFVIEVKIKSGGRYLIFRRYRQFYALHTKLEERYGAESKSSPFTCTLPILPGKVYVGAKKEIAESRIPILNVYMKNLLCLPAWVLMDEEVRLFFYHSDFDSEQVPRRLRRLRPRTRRVKSILPELPVLDRMATPRAEALFDFSGTNKLELSFKKGDLIYLLSRVNKDWLEGTVNDTTGIFPCAFVKIIKDLPQQEDTVNKVRCYYHDETVSTIRDISVEEDLSSIPLFNDLMELIRREFDQDDIVLNYRDLDGDLIRLLSDQDIELMVSQSRSKPSEKHMFPWKLHITHKDDFSVYNTSPEMGAIYTVRAT